The Prosthecobacter dejongeii genome contains a region encoding:
- a CDS encoding sugar phosphate isomerase/epimerase family protein: protein MTTRRSFLTASLSALGATALPAIEPIKRAGKSRMQLGVAAYSFRERFQWMRGKEQKAKEGQKPWSILDFIDWCADNNVPGAEVTSYFFPPDVDEKYLLEVKRHAYLRGVQLAGTAVGNNFALPKGEKLDQEIADVKRWIDYSAIMSAPHIRVFAGPQPKGLSEEEAVANCQAAYQECLDYAAKKGVFLGLENHGGIVAEPENLIKMVKAANSPWAGINFDSGNFHTEDPYADLAKIAPYSVNVQLKMEISRKGAAKGEHEPSDVDRVLKILREANYQGWFTLEYEVKNTDPLVEVPKILEMLRPKLA, encoded by the coding sequence ATGACCACACGCCGCTCGTTCCTCACCGCCAGTCTCAGCGCCCTAGGCGCTACCGCACTTCCCGCCATCGAGCCGATCAAGCGGGCCGGAAAAAGCCGCATGCAGTTAGGCGTGGCCGCTTACAGCTTCCGTGAACGCTTCCAGTGGATGCGCGGCAAGGAGCAAAAAGCCAAAGAGGGGCAAAAGCCCTGGAGCATCCTGGATTTCATCGACTGGTGCGCGGATAACAATGTGCCGGGAGCGGAGGTGACGAGCTACTTTTTCCCACCCGATGTGGATGAGAAATACCTGCTGGAAGTGAAACGCCACGCTTACCTGCGCGGGGTGCAACTCGCCGGGACGGCCGTAGGTAACAACTTTGCCCTGCCCAAAGGTGAAAAGCTGGATCAAGAGATCGCCGATGTGAAACGCTGGATCGATTACTCCGCCATCATGAGTGCCCCTCACATCCGGGTCTTCGCCGGGCCACAGCCGAAGGGACTGAGTGAAGAGGAAGCCGTAGCGAACTGCCAAGCCGCCTACCAAGAGTGCCTGGACTACGCCGCCAAAAAAGGCGTCTTTTTGGGCCTGGAAAACCACGGCGGCATCGTGGCCGAGCCAGAAAACCTCATCAAAATGGTGAAGGCCGCCAACAGCCCCTGGGCAGGCATCAACTTCGACAGCGGCAACTTCCACACGGAAGACCCGTACGCTGACCTGGCCAAGATCGCCCCCTACTCCGTGAATGTACAGTTGAAGATGGAAATCAGCCGTAAAGGCGCCGCTAAAGGCGAACATGAGCCGAGCGATGTGGATCGCGTCTTAAAGATCCTGCGCGAAGCCAATTACCAAGGCTGGTTCACCCTCGAGTATGAAGTGAAGAACACCGATCCTCTGGTGGAAGTGCCCAAGATCCTCGAGATGCTGCGACCGAAGCTAGCTTAA
- a CDS encoding four helix bundle protein, with translation MRKQFPFEKLEVWQRARQLVTHVYECSRTFPKDERFGLTSQLTRSAVSVANNLAEGCGRSSLKDQAHFSAQAYGSLMETASDLIIATDLGFSQEKVTDPLLDQAYDLSVRIHNLRESQLRRAADS, from the coding sequence ATGAGAAAGCAATTCCCCTTTGAGAAGCTTGAAGTCTGGCAACGCGCAAGGCAGTTAGTGACCCATGTTTACGAGTGCTCACGAACCTTTCCGAAAGACGAGCGTTTCGGCCTAACCAGTCAATTGACCCGCTCGGCCGTTTCCGTGGCCAATAATTTGGCCGAAGGCTGTGGAAGATCGAGTCTAAAAGATCAGGCGCATTTTTCCGCTCAGGCTTACGGTTCACTTATGGAAACAGCATCTGACCTCATCATTGCGACCGATCTGGGATTTTCCCAAGAAAAGGTCACCGATCCATTGTTGGATCAAGCTTATGACCTGAGTGTGCGTATTCATAATCTCCGCGAATCCCAGCTCCGCCGCGCCGCAGACTCTTAG
- a CDS encoding MFS transporter, protein MPAPKLTSTQWLICFIAAIGFAFDIYELLMLPLIVKPALASLGGVGPDGVPLLLPGTPQFTEWARMLFFIPALAGGVFGLIGGYLTDRLGRRRVLTYSILLYAFAACAAGFSQNLYQLLFFRCLVFIGVCVEFVAAVAWLAELFKDNVQREKVLGYTQAFSSIGGLLVAGANVLAAKFALDLPAIHGGHEAWRYTLISGVIPALPLILIRPFLPESPEWARKKEAGVLKRPSIRELFAPELIRTTVLTTLVFAASYGIAFGAIQQLPQILGAQALNTPNEAGHAAMIATAKGAVGKAVQEAKAEGKPEIPAGKKRQIGGNASDAAVAQITFWQEIGGMVGRIALALLAVAIVSRRTLFRVFQIPALILVPLLFWWMAGQLNNPESLGIIKIGIFVAGFLTVAQFSFWGNYIPLVFPMHLRGTGESFAANIGGRVIGTAAAWITLTLAASDKPDPARIAIVGACVAGGYALIGAILTQFLPEPKPDADEH, encoded by the coding sequence ATGCCCGCTCCCAAACTTACCTCCACTCAGTGGCTGATCTGCTTCATCGCAGCGATCGGCTTTGCCTTCGATATTTATGAACTGCTGATGCTACCGCTGATCGTGAAGCCAGCGCTGGCTTCTCTGGGGGGAGTGGGGCCAGATGGGGTGCCGCTTTTACTGCCTGGGACACCCCAGTTCACGGAGTGGGCGCGCATGCTGTTTTTCATTCCCGCTCTAGCCGGGGGCGTCTTTGGCCTCATTGGCGGTTATTTGACGGACCGTCTCGGCCGCCGCCGGGTGCTCACTTACAGCATCCTTCTTTATGCCTTTGCCGCCTGCGCTGCTGGCTTTTCCCAGAACCTCTATCAACTCCTGTTCTTCCGCTGCCTAGTCTTCATCGGCGTGTGTGTGGAGTTCGTGGCGGCTGTGGCATGGCTGGCGGAGCTGTTCAAAGACAACGTACAGCGTGAAAAAGTGCTGGGTTACACCCAGGCTTTCTCCTCCATCGGCGGCTTGCTCGTTGCGGGTGCCAATGTGCTGGCAGCCAAGTTCGCTCTGGATCTGCCCGCCATTCACGGCGGCCACGAGGCCTGGCGGTACACGCTGATCTCGGGCGTCATTCCAGCCCTGCCGCTCATCTTGATCCGCCCGTTCCTGCCAGAGTCGCCCGAGTGGGCGCGCAAGAAAGAGGCTGGCGTGCTCAAGCGCCCAAGCATCCGCGAGTTGTTCGCGCCAGAACTCATCCGCACCACCGTGCTGACCACCCTGGTTTTCGCAGCCAGCTACGGCATTGCCTTTGGCGCCATCCAGCAGCTTCCTCAGATCCTGGGTGCGCAGGCACTGAATACGCCGAATGAAGCCGGTCATGCCGCGATGATCGCCACCGCCAAAGGTGCCGTGGGCAAAGCCGTCCAGGAAGCCAAGGCTGAAGGCAAACCCGAGATCCCCGCCGGTAAGAAGCGCCAGATCGGTGGCAATGCCAGCGATGCTGCCGTGGCCCAAATCACCTTCTGGCAGGAAATCGGCGGCATGGTTGGTCGTATTGCCCTGGCTCTGCTGGCCGTCGCCATCGTTAGCCGCCGCACCTTGTTCCGTGTTTTCCAGATCCCCGCACTCATCTTGGTGCCGCTGCTTTTCTGGTGGATGGCTGGCCAACTCAATAACCCGGAGAGCCTGGGCATCATCAAGATCGGCATCTTCGTCGCCGGTTTCCTCACCGTGGCGCAGTTCAGCTTTTGGGGGAACTACATTCCCCTGGTCTTCCCCATGCACCTTCGTGGCACGGGTGAAAGCTTTGCCGCCAACATCGGGGGCCGCGTCATCGGCACTGCGGCTGCCTGGATCACCCTGACGCTGGCGGCTTCTGACAAGCCTGATCCTGCCCGCATCGCCATCGTCGGTGCCTGTGTGGCCGGTGGCTATGCCCTCATCGGTGCCATCCTCACCCAATTCCTGCCTGAGCCGAAGCCAGATGCTGACGAGCATTGA
- a CDS encoding pseudouridine synthase produces the protein MPRLDQLLSSLGYGSRKEVADFVKKGRVLWRGEVVKRPDQKVEASDVRLDDEPLEAPDGLLVMLNKPLGHVCTHSDGEGTTVYELLPPRWMARKPAITSIGRLDKDTSGLLLITDLGPLVHRYTSPKAEVEKIYEVTVDRELDPALITTFASGSVLLRGEDKPCLPAQLEITGPLTARLTLMEGRYHQVRRMFASQGWHVEKLHRSRFGDYRLGDLAPGEWRVLELPDVK, from the coding sequence GTGCCTCGCCTTGATCAACTGCTCTCCTCCCTCGGTTATGGTTCGCGTAAAGAAGTCGCGGATTTTGTCAAAAAAGGGCGCGTGCTCTGGCGCGGGGAGGTGGTGAAAAGGCCGGATCAAAAGGTCGAAGCCTCCGACGTCAGGCTGGACGATGAACCGCTGGAAGCACCCGATGGCCTTTTGGTCATGTTGAACAAGCCGTTAGGCCATGTTTGCACGCACAGCGACGGCGAAGGAACCACCGTTTATGAACTGCTCCCGCCTCGCTGGATGGCGCGGAAACCCGCCATCACCAGCATTGGGCGGTTGGACAAAGACACCAGTGGCTTGCTCCTCATCACGGACCTGGGGCCTCTGGTTCACCGCTACACCTCGCCCAAAGCCGAGGTGGAAAAAATCTACGAAGTCACGGTGGATCGGGAGCTTGATCCCGCCCTCATCACCACCTTCGCTAGCGGCAGCGTACTGCTGCGTGGTGAGGATAAACCCTGCCTGCCGGCGCAGCTCGAGATCACGGGTCCCCTCACTGCGAGGCTGACGCTCATGGAGGGGCGTTATCATCAGGTGCGCCGCATGTTCGCTAGCCAGGGTTGGCACGTGGAAAAGCTGCACCGCAGCCGTTTTGGAGACTACAGGCTGGGGGATTTGGCTCCGGGCGAGTGGCGGGTGCTGGAGCTGCCTGATGTGAAATAA
- a CDS encoding DUF2167 domain-containing protein, with protein MSILRPLTLAGLLMSLVVSSLAAQESKPDAEPTAEERAALEKQFLDKIESLGWTREGKAKLGTMAEVAIPKGWRFTDGNGTRSLLKMYGNLPGESELGMLTTEGQGPWVIFEFEDSGYVKDDEKNQLDADAMLKSLQEGQKIGNERRREMGLEELQLLGWAVAPRFNDQTKNLEWALRIGSKNGESINYSTRLLGRSGVMEVDLVCGPEEMTTLLPQYQSIIAGFQYVAGNSYAEYREGDKVAKYGLTALVAGGAAVAAGKMGLFAKLGGLLAKLGKGVFVIIAGVGIAIKSLIGKLFGKKEQI; from the coding sequence ATGTCTATTTTACGCCCTCTCACCCTGGCAGGTCTCCTTATGAGCCTGGTCGTTTCTTCACTTGCTGCCCAGGAGTCCAAGCCTGACGCGGAACCCACCGCTGAAGAACGTGCTGCCCTAGAAAAACAGTTTCTCGATAAAATCGAGTCTCTGGGATGGACTCGCGAAGGCAAAGCCAAATTGGGCACGATGGCGGAGGTCGCCATCCCTAAAGGCTGGCGCTTCACCGACGGTAACGGCACGCGCTCGCTGCTGAAGATGTATGGTAACCTGCCAGGTGAGTCTGAGCTGGGCATGCTGACCACCGAAGGCCAAGGCCCCTGGGTCATCTTCGAGTTCGAAGATTCCGGTTACGTCAAGGATGATGAAAAGAACCAACTGGATGCGGATGCCATGCTAAAATCCCTTCAAGAAGGGCAAAAAATCGGCAATGAACGCCGGCGGGAGATGGGGCTGGAAGAACTTCAATTGTTAGGCTGGGCCGTTGCTCCTCGCTTCAACGACCAGACCAAAAACCTCGAGTGGGCCCTGCGTATCGGTTCTAAAAATGGCGAGTCCATCAATTACAGCACGCGCCTCTTAGGCCGCAGTGGTGTCATGGAGGTGGATCTGGTCTGTGGTCCTGAAGAAATGACCACGTTGCTTCCTCAGTATCAGAGCATCATCGCAGGTTTCCAATACGTGGCGGGCAACAGCTATGCCGAGTATCGCGAAGGTGATAAGGTGGCGAAATATGGTCTCACGGCTCTGGTAGCTGGGGGCGCTGCCGTTGCTGCTGGTAAAATGGGTCTTTTCGCCAAGTTGGGAGGCCTGTTAGCCAAACTGGGTAAAGGTGTGTTTGTCATCATTGCCGGGGTTGGCATCGCCATCAAAAGCCTGATCGGCAAGCTCTTTGGCAAGAAGGAACAGATCTAA
- a CDS encoding S16 family serine protease, which produces MKEKTRPWNFERLVWLCISLSMVTVLPCAEAQQTSYKRLTFPGNRHVLADSIRLPANYYSGDGDVVIATSGAACTLEFDAASIVEKIRFIVRKGAHLKARGALFRECQFVLDPGAEASFDSCGLDRCEFNGDPTQTITPASLRIINSIVHSGGWLVSMNHLGLEMMDSVIIDQRMRSMELRTQTNAASSFADLARRPAVRYTRFLNSFIHPSLLLTVSQVTFERCSGLFSGNRVLIGAGGTSPMVMLPVRWVNGTPEKLPPQIADGVGITLVEQPIAGGCSLTATVENGVLVMENMTQIAARPIQNFLPLSVAENSVPGSPASMPGTVPAAPSSAKELKLKQTHVNGLLVMPLATGLTAGEVTRMNMTAVPGNSNLRFSQSVGAEMMTALNEVRKYIFLRHEGLPANQDLEIAFEEKYSGKDGPSAAVACTLLVESLYTGQTWDPSFAVTGDMNADGSVQPIGGVSAKLRGATKGACKIVAIPAKNEKAVSDIIVMDGPSALVGIHVFGLETFEQAVSLASTQRATALQQAVDEFEVIRSVLLRDPRQMVAILRSQQAIARLQAILEKAPNSLSAKHLLLFAQGRTPTTLSIGGSLEGADANAMGLVSSIKNDFKGTVSTLKQDELGGTMNRLRNLRPRLDARVWPYVDALLDYGEIVRSEVLNPARTYAKFNEMATRARKAADIVASAKETLLADPQVREDLGL; this is translated from the coding sequence ATGAAGGAAAAAACCCGCCCTTGGAACTTTGAACGCCTCGTATGGCTGTGCATTAGCCTTTCTATGGTGACGGTTTTGCCTTGCGCTGAAGCTCAGCAGACTTCCTATAAGCGGCTGACCTTCCCTGGGAACAGGCACGTCCTAGCAGACTCGATTCGTCTGCCCGCGAATTATTACTCTGGAGATGGTGATGTGGTCATCGCCACCTCTGGGGCAGCTTGCACTCTGGAGTTTGATGCCGCCAGCATTGTGGAAAAAATCCGCTTCATCGTCCGCAAAGGTGCTCATTTGAAGGCGCGCGGGGCTCTGTTTCGTGAATGCCAGTTCGTTCTGGATCCTGGCGCAGAAGCGTCCTTTGATTCCTGCGGTCTGGATCGTTGTGAATTCAATGGTGATCCCACGCAAACCATCACGCCTGCGTCCCTCCGCATCATCAATAGCATTGTCCACTCTGGCGGCTGGCTGGTTTCGATGAATCATCTCGGGCTCGAGATGATGGACAGCGTCATCATCGACCAGCGCATGCGCAGCATGGAGCTGCGCACGCAAACGAACGCCGCTAGCAGCTTTGCGGATTTGGCCCGCCGCCCCGCAGTGCGCTACACCCGTTTTTTAAACTCATTCATTCACCCCAGCCTGTTGTTGACCGTTTCTCAGGTCACTTTTGAACGGTGCAGCGGCTTGTTCTCTGGGAATCGGGTGCTCATTGGTGCTGGCGGCACCAGCCCCATGGTCATGCTGCCGGTCCGCTGGGTGAATGGCACTCCTGAGAAACTCCCACCTCAGATCGCCGATGGCGTCGGCATCACGCTGGTGGAGCAACCCATCGCCGGAGGCTGTTCCCTGACTGCGACGGTCGAAAATGGCGTGCTTGTCATGGAGAACATGACGCAAATCGCTGCCCGCCCCATCCAAAACTTCCTGCCTCTTTCAGTGGCAGAAAATTCAGTGCCAGGCTCCCCGGCCTCCATGCCTGGTACCGTGCCAGCAGCGCCCAGTTCCGCCAAGGAACTGAAGCTGAAGCAGACCCATGTGAATGGGCTCCTGGTCATGCCCCTCGCCACAGGCCTCACAGCGGGGGAGGTCACCCGCATGAACATGACCGCTGTGCCGGGGAACTCCAATCTGCGCTTCAGCCAGTCTGTGGGAGCGGAGATGATGACGGCGCTCAACGAAGTGCGTAAATACATTTTCCTCCGTCACGAGGGCCTCCCGGCCAATCAGGATCTCGAGATCGCCTTTGAGGAAAAATACTCCGGTAAAGATGGACCCTCGGCTGCCGTTGCCTGCACGCTTTTGGTGGAGTCCCTCTACACAGGCCAGACCTGGGATCCTAGCTTTGCCGTCACAGGTGACATGAATGCCGATGGCAGTGTGCAACCCATCGGCGGTGTTTCCGCTAAGCTGCGAGGGGCCACGAAGGGGGCCTGTAAAATCGTCGCCATCCCGGCAAAAAATGAAAAGGCTGTTTCTGACATTATCGTGATGGACGGCCCTTCCGCTCTGGTGGGCATTCACGTTTTTGGTTTGGAAACCTTCGAGCAAGCCGTCAGCTTGGCCTCCACCCAGCGCGCCACCGCTTTGCAGCAGGCGGTGGATGAGTTTGAGGTCATCCGCAGCGTCCTATTGCGAGATCCACGGCAGATGGTGGCCATCTTGAGGAGTCAGCAGGCCATCGCCCGGCTCCAGGCCATTTTGGAAAAAGCCCCCAATAGCCTGTCTGCCAAACACCTGCTCCTCTTTGCTCAGGGGCGCACACCTACCACCCTTTCTATTGGCGGCTCCCTGGAGGGGGCTGATGCCAATGCAATGGGCCTCGTCAGCTCCATCAAAAACGACTTCAAAGGCACCGTCAGCACGCTGAAGCAGGATGAACTGGGTGGGACCATGAATCGCCTTCGCAATCTCCGCCCGCGCCTGGATGCCCGTGTTTGGCCCTATGTAGATGCCCTGCTCGACTACGGAGAAATCGTCCGTAGCGAAGTCTTGAACCCAGCCCGCACCTACGCCAAATTCAACGAAATGGCCACCCGTGCGCGCAAGGCAGCGGACATTGTCGCTTCTGCCAAAGAAACCCTCCTCGCAGACCCCCAAGTCCGCGAAGACCTCGGTTTATAA